From a single Lolium rigidum isolate FL_2022 chromosome 7, APGP_CSIRO_Lrig_0.1, whole genome shotgun sequence genomic region:
- the LOC124669559 gene encoding FCS-Like Zinc finger 2-like — translation MAASVSCSFFFFDAEPVAEPAMPAQDACALCSKQLARDTDVFMYRGDTPFCSQDCRHHQMRLDARQAAKSAARRQRQFSSSATASGRGHREESREVPVAS, via the coding sequence ATGGCGGCGTCGGTATcttgctccttcttcttcttcgacgccgAGCCGGTCGCCGAGCCCGCCATGCCCGCGCAGGACGCGTGCGCGCTCTGCTCCAAGCAGCTCGCCCGCGACACCGACGTCTTCATGTACAGAGGGGACACGCCCTTCTGCAGCCAGGACTGCCGCCACCACCAGATGCGCCTCGACGCCAGGCAGGCCGCCAAGTCGGCCGCCCGGAGGCAGAGGCAGTTCTCGTCGTCGGCAACGGCGTCCGGGCGCGGTCACCGGGAGGAGTCCAGGGAGGTGCCCGTCGCGAGCTAA
- the LOC124679238 gene encoding FCS-Like Zinc finger 3-like, protein MAASVSCSFFFFDAEPVGEPGIPAQDACALCAKSLARDSDVFMYRGDTPFCSEDCRHHQMRLDARQAAKFAARRQRQFSSSATASGRGHRESREVPVAS, encoded by the coding sequence ATGGCGGCGTCGGTATcctgctccttcttcttcttcgacgccgAGCCGGTCGGTGAGCCCGGCATACCCGCGCAGGACGCGTGCGCGCTCTGCGCCAAGTCGCTGGCGCGCGACAGCGACGTCTTCATGTACAGAGGGGACACGCCCTTCTGCAGCGAGGACTGCCGCCACCACCAGATGCGCCTCGACGCCAGGCAGGCGGCCAAGTTCGCCGCCCGCAGGCAGAGGCAGTTCTCGTCGTCGGCAACGGCGTCCGGCCGCGGGCACCGGGAGTCCAGGGAGGTGCCCGTCGCCAGCTAA